Genomic window (Planococcus sp. MSAK28401):
AAACGTGCTTGGCGAAGTCGGAAAAGGCCATCTTGTGGCATTGAACGTTCTGAATCTCGGGCGCTTTAATTTAGGATCGGCTTGTATGGGCGCTGCCAAATTCAGTTTATCGCTGGCGCTGGGCTACACGCAGGAGCGCAAGCAGTTTAATCGTGCCATTTCCGAGTTTTCGGCGACACAAGAAAAAGTGGCGGCGATGGCGATGCGCATATTCGCTTTGGAGTCGCTGCAATACCGGACCGCCGGCTATCTCGAAGAAGCGCTCGGCGAATTGTACGAATCGCAGGACCATGGATTGATCGCAAAGCGGATGATGGAATATGCCGCCGAATGCGCCATCTGCAAAGTATACGGCTCTGAGACCTTGGATTTTGTCGCGGATGAGAGCCTGCAGTTGTTCGGCGGCTACGGCTATATCCAGGAATACAAAATCGAGCAAGTGTACAGAGATTCACGCATCAACCGCATTTTCGAAGGCACGAATGAAGTGAACCGATTGCTCATTCCGGGCAATATGTTAAAAGCGGCCGCAAAAGGCGCATTTGACCTGGAAGCAGCAGCGACGCAAGCTGTTGAGGAAATGCAGACGCCGGAAGTTCCATATATCGGGACGCTTGCCCGTGAAACGGAAGCCGTACGGGCGATGCGGCGCGTCTTCCTCAGTATGCTCGGGCTTGCCGTAAAATCCTATGGGACTGGAATCGGCGAGCAGCAGGAGGTGCTGTTAAAACTTGCAGACATCGCAATTGCCTTGTATGCCGCTGAATCGGCGGTCGCGCGGGCGCAACAAGCGTTCGAGCAGGATGAGAAAAAAGCCCGGCATAAAGTGGAAATGACGCAAGTGTTCATCGATGATGCCTTGCTCGAAACCGAGATGACAGCGCGCCAAATAATCCAAGGCATGACAGAAGGAGAAGAGCTGGCGCGTTATACGGCGATGGCGACAGCAGAACTCAGTCGCCTGCAGCGCGGCGGGACGGTTATAGCTAAACGCCAATTGGCTCAAACGATTTATCAAGCAGGGCAGTATATCAGTTAAGGGGGAAAAGAGATGAAAGTGGTGAAATTCGAGGAATACGGCGGGCCGGAAGTGCTTCAGTATATTGATTCTGAGCAGCCGGAGCCGAAAGATCATGAAGTGCTCATTGAAGTGAAAGCAGCAGGCGTCAATTATGCCGATACGGCAAGACGTGAAGGGAAATATGTCGTGCCGACCGAATTGCCTTATATACCAGGCTCTGAAGTAGCGGGAGTGGTTGTCGAAACTGGAGCAGGTGTCACGCGCTTCAAATCGGGCGACCGCGTCGTCGCCTTGATCGAATCATCGGGCTACGCTGAATATGCGGCGATTCCGGAACAGGTCTTGACGCCGGTTCCGGAAGGCGTCAGTTTTGAAGAAGCAGTGGCATTGCCGCTTCAAGGCTTGAGCGCTTACCATATTTTGAAAACGATGGGCCGTTTGGAGCCTGGAGAAACGGTATTGATCCACGCTGCCGCAGGAGGCGTCGGGACGATTGCCGTGCAGCTTGCGAAACTTTTCGGTGCTGAAAAGATCATCGCTACGGCGAGCACGGAAGAAAAACTGTTCCATGCCGAGAAGATGGGCGCCACTCATTTGGTGAATTATAGCGAAGATGGCTGGGTAGGGCGTATCAAAGAAATCACTGAAGGAAAGGGCGTCGATTTGGCCCTTGAAATGGTTGGGGGCAGCGTCTTCAACGATACGCTGAAGACTTTGGCACCGTTCGGGCGATTGGTCATTTTCGGTGCGGCAAGCGGAGAGCAGGCGACATTTGCGCCGGGCCAATTGATGAAGCGCAATCAATCGGTCATCGGCTTTTTCCTGCCGCAGATTATGCGCAAGCCGGAATTATTCCAGAAAAGCTTTCAGGAACTGCTTGGATATATGGATAGCGGGCAATTGAAATTGACGATCGGCGGCACGTATCCGCTTGAACAAGCGGCTGATGTGCACGAATTGCTGCAAAGCCGCAAAACGATCGGCAAGCTGGTACTGAAACCATGAACGACGTCCGACAAGCCGAAACCCAAAAGCTCTTTAACGCACTTGGGTTGAAACTCGTGAAGCACCCCTTGCCGTTTAGGCTAAACCACGTCAATTGCTTCATGGCAAAAGGGGAGAAAGCCTGGACGATTATCGATACCGGATTGAACAATGACGTATCAAGAGAGTTGTGGAAGCAGGAAATCGGGAATGATAAGGTGGAGCAGATTCTGCTGACCCATTATCATCCGGATCATTTTGGCTATTCAGGCGGCTTGCAGCAAAAGACCGGCGCACGGCTGTCGATGAGCAAAATCGATGCGGATGCAGGTATGAAATCCTGGGATGATGCATTTTTGAATGCCTTGCCAGGCTATTACAAGGCAGCGGGCATCCCACAGGAAGCGGCTCAGGAAATGGCGGACAACACGAGAGCTTTCCAACCGCTTATTTCCCCGCTGCCGAAAGTAAATCATTATTTCGAAGAAAGAGAGAAAATCTGCATCGGCCGCTTTGAATACGAAGTGCTGTTCGTGCCAGGACATTCGGATGGCATGGTGTGTTTTTATCAACGCGAGCACAATGCGCTATTGGCGGCGGACCATATTTTGCCGCGTATCACGCCGAATATTTCCTATTGGTTTCACGGCGACCCGAATCCGCTTCTGACGTATATGCATTCTTTGGAGAAAATCCGTGAACTGGATGTGGAGTGGGTCATCCCATCCCATGGCGAAGCGTTCCAAGGGGCTAGCAAACGAATTGATGAATTGCTTGCCCATCACGAAGAACGCTTGGATGCGACTTGGCGGATGCTTGAACAGCCGCTAACGATTTTCGAAGTGCGCGAGCGTTTATTCGACCGGCCGTTGACGGTCCACGAAATGCGCTTTGCGGTCGGCGAAACTTTGGCCCATCTTGAGTATTTGCGCGCTGAGGGCGGATGCGAACGGGTGATGGAAGCGGAGCGCTGGATTTATAAACAAACTTAAAAAGGATGTGTCAGGATGAGAATGTTGATGGTAGGAGCAGGCGGCATCGGAGGTTATTTCGGTGCGCGTTTGTTGGAAAAAGGAGAAGACGTAACATTTCTGGTTAGGGAAGGACGCAAGAAAAAGATTGAAGAGGGTGGCTTGCGTGTCAACAGCCGGCACGGAGATCTGCATCTACAGCCGGCTCTTTTAACAAAAACGATGCAAGCCGAGCCGTTCGATATCATTCTTCTATCGACAAAAGCTTATCAGCTTGAACAAGCTATCGAAGACATCCGTCCGTTTGTTGGTGAAGAGACAATGATTTTGCCACTATTGAATGGCATCGCCCATGTTGAACAGCTCGTCTCTGCATTCGGGGAAGAGGCGGTGATCGGCGGCTTATGCTTTATCGAAACCACTATCGGTGAAGACGGATCGATTGTCCAGACGAGCCCGATCCATCAATTGGTTTACGGGGAACGGGGCGGTGAGCGGACAGCCCGCATCGACAAATTAAAATCGCATTTCGATGGAACAAAAGCGGAATTTGTTTTGAGTGATGACATCGATCAGGACATGTGGCATAAATATATGTTCATCACGGCGATGTCCGGCATTACCTCGCTTATGGAATCGCCCATCGGCCCGATTCGCAAGCTGCCGTCTGGCCAATCCGCCATTCAGTCGCTCCTCGAAGAACTTGAGGCGGTGATGATGGCAATCGACGCGCCGATCAAAAAAGGGATCGCCGCCATCCAGCTCGACAAAGTGAACAGCATGGACGACAGCATGAAATCATCGATGCAGCGTGATATGGAGAAAGGCCAAGGCATC
Coding sequences:
- a CDS encoding acyl-CoA dehydrogenase family protein, whose amino-acid sequence is MKAEANVYRGADFLMKAAGPIFTPEQFTDEHKMIAKTAKQFLEKEVQPHNERLEGQDFELVQELFHKAGELGLLAHSIPEAYGGLGLDKISKGLVGESLGPAGGYGVAHSNHTCIATLPITYFGTPEQKQYYLPKLASGEFIGAYCLTEPGAGSDALAAQTTAVLNEQGSHYVLNGTKMYITNAAFADTFITYAKVDGKAFTAFIVEKKHPGLSLGPEEKKMGIKGSSTCPVIFEDCEVPVENVLGEVGKGHLVALNVLNLGRFNLGSACMGAAKFSLSLALGYTQERKQFNRAISEFSATQEKVAAMAMRIFALESLQYRTAGYLEEALGELYESQDHGLIAKRMMEYAAECAICKVYGSETLDFVADESLQLFGGYGYIQEYKIEQVYRDSRINRIFEGTNEVNRLLIPGNMLKAAAKGAFDLEAAATQAVEEMQTPEVPYIGTLARETEAVRAMRRVFLSMLGLAVKSYGTGIGEQQEVLLKLADIAIALYAAESAVARAQQAFEQDEKKARHKVEMTQVFIDDALLETEMTARQIIQGMTEGEELARYTAMATAELSRLQRGGTVIAKRQLAQTIYQAGQYIS
- a CDS encoding quinone oxidoreductase family protein — its product is MKVVKFEEYGGPEVLQYIDSEQPEPKDHEVLIEVKAAGVNYADTARREGKYVVPTELPYIPGSEVAGVVVETGAGVTRFKSGDRVVALIESSGYAEYAAIPEQVLTPVPEGVSFEEAVALPLQGLSAYHILKTMGRLEPGETVLIHAAAGGVGTIAVQLAKLFGAEKIIATASTEEKLFHAEKMGATHLVNYSEDGWVGRIKEITEGKGVDLALEMVGGSVFNDTLKTLAPFGRLVIFGAASGEQATFAPGQLMKRNQSVIGFFLPQIMRKPELFQKSFQELLGYMDSGQLKLTIGGTYPLEQAADVHELLQSRKTIGKLVLKP
- a CDS encoding MBL fold metallo-hydrolase — its product is MNDVRQAETQKLFNALGLKLVKHPLPFRLNHVNCFMAKGEKAWTIIDTGLNNDVSRELWKQEIGNDKVEQILLTHYHPDHFGYSGGLQQKTGARLSMSKIDADAGMKSWDDAFLNALPGYYKAAGIPQEAAQEMADNTRAFQPLISPLPKVNHYFEEREKICIGRFEYEVLFVPGHSDGMVCFYQREHNALLAADHILPRITPNISYWFHGDPNPLLTYMHSLEKIRELDVEWVIPSHGEAFQGASKRIDELLAHHEERLDATWRMLEQPLTIFEVRERLFDRPLTVHEMRFAVGETLAHLEYLRAEGGCERVMEAERWIYKQT
- a CDS encoding ketopantoate reductase family protein; amino-acid sequence: MRMLMVGAGGIGGYFGARLLEKGEDVTFLVREGRKKKIEEGGLRVNSRHGDLHLQPALLTKTMQAEPFDIILLSTKAYQLEQAIEDIRPFVGEETMILPLLNGIAHVEQLVSAFGEEAVIGGLCFIETTIGEDGSIVQTSPIHQLVYGERGGERTARIDKLKSHFDGTKAEFVLSDDIDQDMWHKYMFITAMSGITSLMESPIGPIRKLPSGQSAIQSLLEELEAVMMAIDAPIKKGIAAIQLDKVNSMDDSMKSSMQRDMEKGQGIEVDHLQGHLIEKAQQADVPVPVLETVYTKLKLYDDNNKQE